One Gossypium raimondii isolate GPD5lz chromosome 3, ASM2569854v1, whole genome shotgun sequence genomic window carries:
- the LOC105795754 gene encoding uncharacterized protein LOC105795754, whose protein sequence is MEDMLRSCVIDFRGSWEDYLPLAEFAYNNSYQSSIPMGPYKALYGCRLIRDRLKATLDRQKSYVDLKCRETEYSMGDFVFFKVSPWKKVLRFGHNGKFSPRFIRPCRVFKRVGTVVYQLELPPKLDRIDDVFHVSMLRRYHSDLTHIVLVEEIEVRPDLTFVEEPIQILDRDVKVLRRKFIPLVKVLWHNHSTEEATWEPEDARRQQYPHLF, encoded by the exons atggaggatatgttgagaagttgtgtGATTGACTTCCGAGGCAGTTGGGAGGATTACCTGCCGCTAGCAGAATTTGCTTATAACAACAGCTATCAGTCTAGCATTCCGATGGGACCCTACAAGGCACTATATGGTTGTAG GTTGATTCGAGACCGACTGAAGGCAACATTAGACAGACAAAAGTCTTATGTGGATTTGAAGTGTCGAGAGACTGAGTATTCGATGGGGGACTTTGTATTTTTCAAGGTCTCACCGTGGAAGAAGGTACTGAGATTTGGTCACAATGGAAAGTTTAGCCCTAGATTTATTAGACCTTGCCGTGTGTTTAAGCGAGTGGGAACAGTTGTTTACCAGTTGGAGTTACCTCCAAAATTGGATCGGATTGACGACGTGTTCCAcgtctctatgttgaggcgCTACCACTCTGATCTCACGCATATTGTTCTAGtggaggagattgaggttagaccAGATCTGACTTTCGTGGAGGAACCGATTCAGATACTGGATCGTGATGTAAAAGTTCTGAGGAGGAAGTTTATTCCACTGGTTAAAGTTCTCTGGCATAATCATAGCACCgaggaggccacgtgggagcctgaggatgcgaGGCGTCAGCAGTATCCCCATCTGTTCTAa